In the Oncorhynchus gorbuscha isolate QuinsamMale2020 ecotype Even-year linkage group LG05, OgorEven_v1.0, whole genome shotgun sequence genome, one interval contains:
- the LOC124035270 gene encoding transmembrane protein 252-like, whose protein sequence is MDTRKHLCSLARMLLPALGFVLICVGAYLMSLHNVYNSSLCYILAYILIAFGLCCLLTGVFWTICHGMKRKRQRSSSHHTTAHLHVYTVDRPRFHLPSYEESQHNHTSAFSATAAYSVLGLSEDGLRFNLAPPLYTRDISEAPDDTFNHEEPPAYSEMAMQLHREPQGLPQQPEHSGLDRVPCPELDGR, encoded by the exons ATGGATACGAGGAAGCACCTGTGTTCCCTGGCCCGTATGTTGCTGCCTGCTCTGGGCTTTGTCCTCATCTGTGTGGGGGCCTACCTGATGTCCCTCCACAATGTCTACAACAGCTCCCTGTGTTACATCCTGGCCTACATCCTCATTGCCTTTGGCTTGTGTTGCCTCCTCACCGGGGTCTTCTGGACCATCTGCCATGGCatgaagaggaagaggcagaggagcaGCAGCCACCACACCACTGCACACCTCCATGTCTACACCGTTGACAG ACCCAGATTCCACCTTCCTTCATATGAGGAGTCTCAGCACAACCACACCTCTGCCTTCTCTGCTACTGCAGCTTACTCTGTGCTGGGGCTCTCTGAAGACGGCCTGAGGTTCAATCTGGCCCCCCCTCTGTACACCCGGGACATCTCTGAGGCCCCAGACGACACCTTCAACCATGAAGAACCACCTGCTTACTCTGAGATGGCCATGCAGCTGCACAGGGAGCCACAGGGGCTTCCACAGCAACCAGAACATTCCGGTTTGGACAGAGTTCCATGTCCTGAGCTGGACGGTCGATAG